The Paracoccus liaowanqingii genome window below encodes:
- a CDS encoding GNAT family N-acetyltransferase gives MARGGRATTVPTLKTARLALRAMRFADWPGYAALMGSGRAGYMGGPFGVPAAWGMFCADHAQWEFCGSGALMIEDRATGACLGQVGINRGPLFPEPELGWMVWPDAEGRGIAHEAAVALRDWARDVARLDSLVSYVDPANARSCALARRLGAWRDDRAARPDPDDLVFRHFG, from the coding sequence CTGGCAAGAGGGGGCCGCGCGACGACCGTTCCGACGCTGAAGACGGCGCGGCTGGCGCTGCGGGCGATGCGGTTCGCGGACTGGCCGGGCTATGCCGCGCTGATGGGGTCCGGGCGGGCAGGCTACATGGGCGGGCCGTTCGGGGTGCCGGCCGCCTGGGGCATGTTCTGCGCGGATCACGCGCAATGGGAGTTCTGCGGCTCGGGCGCGCTGATGATCGAGGATCGCGCGACGGGGGCCTGCCTGGGGCAGGTCGGGATCAATCGCGGGCCACTGTTTCCCGAGCCGGAGCTGGGCTGGATGGTCTGGCCCGATGCCGAGGGGCGGGGGATTGCCCATGAGGCGGCGGTGGCGCTGCGGGACTGGGCGCGGGACGTGGCGCGGCTGGACAGCCTGGTCAGCTATGTCGATCCGGCGAACGCCCGGTCCTGCGCGCTGGCGCGGCGATTGGGGGCATGGCGCGACGACCGGGCGGCGCGGCCCGATCCGGACGACCTGGTCTTTCGGCATTTCGGATGA
- a CDS encoding DUF4169 family protein: MTRIINLRQARKQRARSDKRAEGDTNAARFGEPAHLRDARTAEATRAALRLDAHRQDDPAPGDD; the protein is encoded by the coding sequence ATGACCCGGATCATCAACCTGCGCCAAGCCCGCAAGCAGCGCGCCCGCAGCGACAAGCGCGCCGAGGGCGACACCAACGCCGCCCGCTTCGGCGAACCCGCCCATCTGCGCGACGCCCGCACGGCCGAGGCGACCCGCGCCGCCCTCAGGCTGGACGCGCATCGCCAGGACGACCCCGCCCCCGGCGATGATTGA
- a CDS encoding ribbon-helix-helix domain-containing protein, giving the protein MTAPVKRSVSIDGHRTSVSLEDPFWKALAREAAALDLTRAALIGRIDHARPPGVGLATALRLYAIDAAEKRLALHLGGNIPGG; this is encoded by the coding sequence ATGACCGCGCCGGTCAAGCGCTCGGTCAGCATCGACGGCCACCGCACGTCCGTCTCGCTCGAGGATCCGTTCTGGAAGGCGCTGGCGCGCGAGGCCGCAGCCCTTGATCTGACCCGCGCCGCCCTGATCGGCCGGATCGATCATGCCCGTCCGCCCGGGGTGGGCCTGGCCACCGCCCTGCGCCTCTACGCGATCGACGCGGCCGAGAAACGCCTGGCCCTTCATCTTGGCGGAAATATCCCCGGGGGGTGA
- a CDS encoding PaaI family thioesterase, translated as MAERIFRGQMEFDIVGVNEHEAVGEMEVTEAILNGFGTIQAGALVWFADVVAMSLVLGDEQPQEGRDNFPVAVTLNAQLLGSCRDGHLVARARWMMQEGDVLAVRTKVRDAEGRVLLDLTSTLVGAH; from the coding sequence ATGGCTGAACGCATCTTTCGCGGACAGATGGAATTCGACATCGTCGGCGTCAACGAACACGAGGCGGTGGGCGAGATGGAGGTCACCGAGGCCATCCTCAACGGCTTTGGCACGATCCAGGCGGGCGCGCTGGTCTGGTTCGCGGATGTCGTCGCAATGAGTCTGGTCCTGGGAGACGAGCAGCCGCAGGAGGGGCGGGACAATTTTCCCGTGGCCGTCACCCTGAACGCGCAACTGCTGGGCAGCTGCCGCGACGGTCATCTGGTGGCCCGGGCGCGCTGGATGATGCAGGAGGGCGATGTCCTGGCGGTGCGCACGAAGGTGCGCGATGCCGAGGGGCGGGTGCTTCTGGATCTGACCTCGACGCTGGTCGGGGCGCATTGA
- a CDS encoding NAD(P)-dependent oxidoreductase — MAKTAFLGLGVMGFPMAGHLAGAGHQVTVYNRSPAKAEAWTAQHGGASAPVPRAAAEGAEMVLACVGNDDDLRQVCLGPDGAFAGMRAGAVFVDHTTVSAEVTRELAEVAQAAGIAYVDAPVSGGEAGARNGQLSIMCGGAEADVARAAAVIGAYAKICRRMGPVGAGQMTKMCNQIAIAGLVQALSESLAFAQKAGLDVADVVEVISQGAASSWQMVNRHATMASGSFDHGFAVDWMRKDLAICLAAGDELGAALPVTALVDQFYKDIQVMGGGRWDTSSLIARLVR, encoded by the coding sequence ATGGCCAAAACGGCATTTCTGGGACTGGGCGTGATGGGGTTTCCGATGGCCGGGCATCTGGCCGGGGCGGGGCATCAGGTCACGGTCTACAACCGCAGCCCCGCCAAGGCCGAGGCCTGGACCGCCCAGCATGGCGGCGCCTCGGCGCCCGTGCCGCGCGCCGCCGCCGAGGGGGCCGAGATGGTGCTGGCCTGCGTGGGCAATGACGACGACCTGCGCCAGGTCTGCCTCGGGCCCGACGGGGCCTTCGCGGGGATGCGGGCCGGGGCGGTCTTCGTCGACCACACCACCGTGTCGGCCGAGGTCACGCGCGAGCTGGCCGAGGTCGCGCAGGCGGCGGGCATCGCCTATGTCGACGCGCCCGTCTCGGGCGGCGAGGCGGGGGCCCGGAACGGCCAGCTGTCCATCATGTGCGGCGGCGCCGAGGCCGATGTGGCGCGCGCCGCGGCGGTGATCGGGGCCTATGCCAAGATCTGCCGCCGCATGGGGCCGGTCGGCGCGGGACAGATGACCAAGATGTGCAACCAGATCGCGATTGCGGGGTTGGTTCAGGCGCTGTCGGAATCGCTGGCATTCGCGCAGAAGGCGGGGCTGGACGTCGCGGATGTCGTCGAGGTGATCAGCCAGGGGGCGGCCAGCAGTTGGCAGATGGTCAACCGCCACGCCACGATGGCGTCGGGGTCGTTCGATCACGGCTTTGCCGTGGACTGGATGCGCAAGGATCTGGCGATCTGCCTGGCGGCGGGGGACGAGCTGGGCGCGGCCCTGCCGGTGACGGCGCTGGTGGATCAGTTCTACAAGGACATCCAGGTGATGGGCGGGGGACGGTGGGACACCTCGTCCCTGATCGCCCGTCTGGTGCGCTGA